GTCATCGCGCCTCCCGCCGCCTACCCCTCGAGCCGCCTCGCCACGTAGCTGAGCCACCCGCTCCCGGTGTCCACGCCGTCCAGCGGGAGGTTCTCCCCGTCGAGGTTATACACCTCGACCGTCTCGAACCCGTTGGCGCGGAGTTGCGCCACCTGGTCCGGGATGGTCATGTAGTACGTGATGAGCGAGTAGTTGTGGGAACGGTCGTTGACGATGGCGTACTCGCGCTCGTCGCGCTCGAACGCGCTGTTCCTCCGGTGGTTCCTGACGCACCGGTGGAAGCGCACGAGGCGGCGCACCATCATGAAGGGGTCAAACGTGAACCGGAGCGTCGGCTGCAGACGCGCGTCCCTGTGGTCCCTGTTGTGGGACGAGAAGAAGAAGTGGCCTCCCGGCGCCAGCACCCGCCGGATCTCTGCCAGCGCGCGCAGCCGCCCCTCGTGATCGAGGCTGTCGAAGCCGTTGTTCGCGAAGAAGACGACGTCGAACGAGCCGTCTCCGAAGTCCTTCATGTCCCGGGCGTCGCACTGGACGAACGTGACGTCGGGAAGCCAGCGCCTCGCCCGCTCGAGCATCTGCGAGGAGTAGTCGAGCGCGGTGTAGCGTTCCGTCCACCGCGAGAGGAAGACGGCCGTGCGGCCGGCGCCGCAGCCCACGTCGAGGACGCGCTTGCCCGCGATCTCGTCCCGGTACTTGACGAAGATGAGGACCTCCGGGATGTGCAGGTTCGCCTGCACGTAGGTCCCCGTGAGCTCCTTGCGCTCGTAGGTGCCTCTGTTGATCGCGTCGTAGGTCACAAGCTCGCCTCTCTGCGGATGCCCGCCGCCTGCGGGGGCCGCTTCCGGAGTGCCCTTCCGGCATGATAGCCCGAGCAGCCCGTGTGCGTCCAGAAGCCCGTTGCACAGGCCGTGCCAGCCGAGGCGGCCCCGCCCGCGCGCCCTGCTCCTTACGGCTGGGGCCGGTAGTACCCCTGCGCCTCCGGGAGCCAGGATCTGAGGTCCTCGATGCGCGTCGCGTGGGACGGGTGCGTCGAGAGGAACTCCGGGGGCGCTCCCCCGCCCCTCGCCGCCATCCGCTGCCAGAACGGGACGGCGGCCGCCGGGTCGTACCCGGCCTGCGCCATCAGGATGAGTCCGATGCGGTCCGCCTCGGACTCGTGCCTGCGGCTGTAGGGCAGCAGCACGCCCACGTTCGCCCCGACGCCGTACGCGAGCATGAGGAGCTCCTGGGTCTGCTCGGGCTTCTCGCGGACGGCCCGCGAGAGCGCCATGCCGCCGAGCTGCGCCAGGAGGAGCTGGCTCATCCGCTCGCCGCCGTGGTTGGCGATGGCGTGGGCGACCTCGTGTCCGACGACGACGGCCAGCCCGGTGGCGTCCCGGGTGACCGGCAGGATGCCCGTGTACACCGCGATCTTCCCGCCCGGCATGCAGAAGGCGTTGGCGGTCGAGTCGTCCTCGATGAGGGCGAACTCCCACCGGTAGTTCGCGAGCAGATGGCCGAGGCTGTTGGCGCGCATGAACGTCTCGGCCGAGCGAGCGATGTTGGCGCCGACCTCAGCGACCATCCGCGTCTTCGCCTGGTCCGTCGAGATCCTGGCGCCGGCGAGGACCTCGCGATAGCTCTGCTCGCCCAGCGCGACCATCTCGGCCTCAGGCAGCAGAGAGAGCTGGGACCTGCCGGTGATGGGCACGGTCGCGCATCCTCCGGTCGCCGTCGCGAGCGCCGCGAGCCCCAGAAGAAGGGCGCCGCTGAGAACACGGCCCATGGCGGCTCCTCTTGTGACCGGCTGTCCCATGACGCATCCCTCCGTTCGCAGTGCGCGCCCTGTGACCACGACCGGGCGCCGCGCGACTCTACCACAGACGGGGCGGCGCCGCGCCACGCTTGAAGGCGCGCCCGCCGGGTGCTACCATCGGTGGTGCGACGCGGCACGCCTCCCCCCCCGCGCGGAGACGCCGCGCGCTCCTCCAAGGGAAGGGCTCCCCGATGAAGAACATGCCCGCTCTCGTCGGCTCGCTGCTGGTTGCGCTCGTCGCCCTCGCGCCCGCGCTCCGGTCGCACGCGGCGCCGGCCGACGATCAGGCCTTCAGGGACCAGCTCCCCGCGGTGTTCGATCTTCGCGACGTCAACGGCGTGAACTACGTCACCTCCGTCAAGGCCCAGAGCGGCGGGACCTGCTGGACCTTCGGGGCCATGGCGGCCCTGGAGTCCAACCTGCTCATGACCGGCGCCTGGGCGGCGGCCGGCGAGGAGGGCGAGCCCGATCTCGCCGAGTACCACCTCGACTGGTGGAACGGGTTCAACGAGTTCAACAACGACGACATCGTGCCCCCGCACGGCGAGGGCGTCCGCGTGCACGAGGGCGGCGACTACCTCATGACGGCGGCCTACCTCACGCGCGCCGAGGGGGCCGTGCGCGACGTGGACGGCCAGCTGTACTCGCAGCCGCCGCCGCGCACGAGCCCGGGGTTCCATCACTACTACGTCCGTGACATCGAGTGGCTCGAGGCCGGCCCCTCCCTCGAGGGCCTCAACGCCCTCAAGCGGCAGATCATGCGGTACGGGGCCGCGGCGACC
This DNA window, taken from Candidatus Effluviviaceae Genus I sp., encodes the following:
- a CDS encoding methyltransferase domain-containing protein, translating into MTYDAINRGTYERKELTGTYVQANLHIPEVLIFVKYRDEIAGKRVLDVGCGAGRTAVFLSRWTERYTALDYSSQMLERARRWLPDVTFVQCDARDMKDFGDGSFDVVFFANNGFDSLDHEGRLRALAEIRRVLAPGGHFFFSSHNRDHRDARLQPTLRFTFDPFMMVRRLVRFHRCVRNHRRNSAFERDEREYAIVNDRSHNYSLITYYMTIPDQVAQLRANGFETVEVYNLDGENLPLDGVDTGSGWLSYVARRLEG
- a CDS encoding M48 family metallopeptidase codes for the protein MGRVLSGALLLGLAALATATGGCATVPITGRSQLSLLPEAEMVALGEQSYREVLAGARISTDQAKTRMVAEVGANIARSAETFMRANSLGHLLANYRWEFALIEDDSTANAFCMPGGKIAVYTGILPVTRDATGLAVVVGHEVAHAIANHGGERMSQLLLAQLGGMALSRAVREKPEQTQELLMLAYGVGANVGVLLPYSRRHESEADRIGLILMAQAGYDPAAAVPFWQRMAARGGGAPPEFLSTHPSHATRIEDLRSWLPEAQGYYRPQP